The region ACCATTTCCCAAGTCAACCAAGTATGTGCTAATGCAATGTGGCTATTTTCATACAGAAAGTTGGTTCTCAGGTCTGCTTTTTGCACTAGTTAACACGTGAGTGTAAAATGACAAACAGCTTGGTAAAAGAAAGTTCCTGACAGAATTGTCATATTGCCAAGTCAAACTGCTCCTAGGGTAACATCATCATGACCAATACATGGGGAAAAGGAATTTCTGATTACAAATCTCAGCTCTCACATCTAGTCAGAGTATTACACAAGTAGAATTGATGAAAATGTGAAGGCACTGTTAAAAATTGGGTTAAGAAACACTGTCTTAATGGCAGTAGCATAATGGTGTCAGTAACACCAGTTTTAGTCTATGGTAGTATCTCTGCACAGCCTCCTACTGACAATATTTAGAAACCTGTTCCAGTCATTGATACATCAGCACAAACCCTTTACCTACCCATGCTTAACATGATGACACTTGAGTGACTGTTTCCTTGCTGTGATACGTTTACATGAACCACAAAGTGGCATTTGATTTGATCTGTGGGTAATGTCTATGGCCACTTGCATGCTTGTTCAATCTAACAGGCATTGATCAATAATATTATTCATACTAATAGCCAACAGTGTTGATCACCAGAAGGGTGCCTGGTTTGAATGTCCTGTGTGTCCAATACCATGCGCTTTTATCAAGGTCATttacaactaaaaaaaactataaccAATTTAGTGCACCTGACAAAACACTTGGATTGAAAAAAGTGTTTAAGTCTGTGAGTAGCAACACTAACATCAGTTATCATTCAGGTAGCAGAAGAAAACCGAAAACCCTAAGCTAAGAAATACTCACAGCAAGCAAGATAATGAACATCAATAATCAATTTTAAGGAAATGAAGGGtttcaaaacagcttttttGTTGGTCATCCTATTGAGATTCTAGACCCCTACATCTAATATAATCGCTTTCTGGGTGTGAGCTCACAATCAGTGAGCAGGGCGGCTGCTATTCACAGCTGCTAGATTAAAGTCTTTCTCCTGTCCTTGAGGTCATGAGCTGGCTTTTCTCCAGCAATGCTGAATGATCTCACACCGAGCAGCCTTACACTGGCCTCACCCCTCACTCACTGCATGCGAGCAGACATCTTGGAGGTTATTGACTGGACTTTCCGTGACGCTCTTCTCAAAATCTCAGTTATCCCTAACAGCAGCAACCACAGCAGAACTATCCGGAATATCTGCACTGCGGTTCCATTCTACTCTTCCGCCTGCGATTCCAGCTTCATTTATGGTACGACGAGTCGTACTGGaggcaattttaaaaatgcaaatgaaaactCAAGAGAGATTTTGTTTGTGCAAATCTTGGAAGGTAAATTCAGCAACAGAGCAAAATTCTTCACTCACTAAGAATAAGGTTAAAGTCCCACCTGCTTTTTTTGACAGGCTCCTTCTTCCTTTTCGTCTTCCTAGAGTGGTTTTCTCATCTTTCATTGGTAACCAGTTGGAGCGATTTCATGTTGAGCACTAAAGCAGATGATTAGTTCAGAGATCATCACTTGAAAATCTCCAAATAGCAATGTGGCACTCAAGGACCTAACTATCCCCTGGCTTAAATGAACAAATTAGGATACTCAAATTGTTCCAAACGTATGACTCAACTTGTAAGTCTGACAGCAAACATGCTTTTGCTGAAGCTTTGTCAGCTTGTTTCTAAGTGATGAAAAGAGATTGCATCCAAAACCTGCATAATAACCCCAACATCATCATGTCATgctaaatgtttaatgtttcccTACATTTTAACTAATTGACTGGGCCATATGCCAtcacagaaaatgtctgctatctattaaatgtttaaattgttgGACACTATATTCAAAACACTTAAATTCCCATTACATCCTATGGTTTTGTCAGTTAATTGGTAAAACACCTATGCACCtataacaaaatatacattttatgtgtATGTTGCAACGCTGAAGTGTCtattgtcacattattttagaaTAACAATTAGAATAATAATTTCCTCACCACAGAAGAACATGAATATCTTCATGTTCTGCagaataaacatgaaaaaaaagtgGACACCAAAGTTTCTACTTACTTTCATAATTTAATCAGCTTTGGAAAAGgttttagaaaaatacaaatacaaatgagTACACACAAAATTATCTGGCGATGAAACAGCATTAGACAAGGAATTCCTATAGTCATAAAGTAAGTATCAAGGACCATCaccaatgaaaaaatatttttcccagCACATCAATTCTGATAGACCAATTAAAAGCTCAGTACTATTAAAACCAACCACTTAATGGCCCTATTAACAGTAACATCACAAGGCTTTTCTTTGCCAATTAAActtttatataaatgttttaaatgtttaaatgaccaagaaatataagaaaaaactaaaaactgcAAAGAGGTATTCGTACTAATTAAGGCAATCAGCTGGGTCACTTTCAGTATGCAGTACCCAGTATTTCAACCCCCATTAAAAGTTTAATGAGGCCCCACAGCCCTTTAAGCTGGACATGAACCTGCAACCTCATGCCTGAAAGCCATCACCCACTACTCCAAGCACAAGTCTTTAATCAAACAAACCACTTGCGCATCACAATCGCCCcctaaatgcaaacaaaatgtgcaaaacgcacatgtatttaaaaacaaagccaaTGGTTAAAAACAAGTCCCAAATGAGTTGGcccttcagaatgaacagacATTGAGACTGCTGCAGCTTGATTGCCACCTGGGACTGAGCTGGCACTCTCATGCCATTCTGGGACAGGACTTTGATCCACTCACATCTTTTGTACTGAGTGGAAGCTTAACTGGCACTGTGGTTGAAAATCACTTCACGTGCTTATTGCCCTGTGTATTgagaagataagatcacttaattatccatatacaatttcttgttttagggaaatgtcttttcgcagactccaacttgctctccatgagacacacagccaGGGAGAgcagcttggggtcagagcacagggtcagccatttatacggtgcccctggagcagttggggttaaggggctttgctcgggggcccaacaaagtaggattcctctgccggccgcaggatttgaactggcaaatttccagccacaggcgctgatccttagccacagagccactgctccgtcCTGTTCTGTATGACCTTTTGTATGTTATTGTGTTTCTTTGTGATGTCATTATTAAGTTGCTGTTCCGGATTGCTCCGTGCACATTGTGTGAAAGGGTTGTCTACTGTACTGTGCAAAAATCAAGAGAACAGTGCAAATATGAATCCCACTGTACAGGTGCACATCACAAATGAACTTCCCTCTCTCTCGAGCCCAGGATGAAAGTGACATAACTCCCGACTTCTCTGCACTTGCGCCATGGCCTGTAAACACGTACTGAGCTTCCCGACTTCCCCCTGAAGCAGTGGCTCTGGGCGGCCCCACATCACGAGTAAACAGCTGGCTGCTGACTCACAATGAGGCAGCGCCACATCACTTCTGTTGACTTTGGTGTTGCGTGCGCCGGTTTGTTACAGCTGTATAACTTTGTCTCAGAACTGACTTTTTTAAACCCTCTAAAGACCCACCACATTTGTATTTCTATACTTAAGATGATCTCAGACTGACTCTCATTCTGTTTTCAGACAGTATACTACACTGCCAAAATGAAGGTGAAGatgtttgtttgaaaaaaacattggcGTGGTGGTTAGCACACAGCTCTTGGAttctaggttcaattccagccTGGGTGAGCTTCCTGTGTGGAGGCGGCATGTCTGCTCTGTGGCCTTGTAGGGTTCCAGGTTCCAAGACTCCCACTGTCCAAGGATATGCTACCTAGGTTAATTTGTATCAGGAAAAATACACCCCCGCATACTAGTGCACCTGCCCCATGATGGACAAGTTTCAATTCCAGTCAGGGTGTGTGCTGACGTGGCTCCAATGTCAGCCAATTTCGGCTCTGGctcactgtgaccctgaattggtcAAGGCAGTTATTAATAGAAATAGTCTTCACTAAAACAATCATACCTCTGCAAACACACAGTCTCAAAGCAACACAAAAATCTATTACATGCAAATAGATCATCCTCaaagaataaaacagaataGCTACTATTACAAGCAGAAGTTAATTATGAAAGCTATCACAAATAAGGAAATATCAAACACAAGATGGAAATAAAACTAGTTTTAAGCTCCGTTTGTATCCATTGCTTTTTATCCAGCAAATACTACAAGATATAAAACTTAAAAAGGCACTGCACTTGTAAGATATCATTGGATGTCTTCACGTCTTCAAGGGCAGGCCTGTTGCCCAGATATCCCTATTAGAACTGTGGAGCTATTCTTCCAGTTCTCATTAATGTTAAATGCAACTCCAGCATCCAAACTCATGTGGTTAGGGAGGCTGCTGACACTACCTACACTGTATGAACCAACAAGTGTTTCTCTTTTCTGCTTTGTAATCCAACCTGGCAGCAGCTCCACAACTGTGAGCCAATGTCATCTGAACCCAACAGAGTCTTCAGTACCTAGAGGCTAGTTTTGAGCAGGAACACAAAAAGAGAACATTATTCACAAACTACTCAAAAAATGAAGCAGCACCTTAACCAGGACCTATCTATTGCTAATCTGTCACATGGTAACGTTGTAAAAACCTAAAGAAAAATCATGAAAATCATGATGAAAGGCAAGTTACTCTGTACAAACATTTTTGGAGTCAACAGCTGTCCAGAAAAACCTAGGCTGTAATGCTCAAAATCATGCACTAATACAGGTCCTTTCCCCTAAAATGTGAGTGAGGTCAGTGAACTTGTTGCACATTTTAGTAGAAAATGTGGCAGAAGAACTGCTAGCTCTATTTAACATACAGACagatgcactgttttttttttaccaaatgaAACCAAAAACGATACAGCGCAATGATCCTGCTCTCTCTGTAACCTGAAGTCTCACAGCTGACTGCAGGAGTCTGACGTTTCTGAGACCATAAAGTGTgacaagtctcagaagagcccttaAGAAATAAAGGAGAAATCCAGTGTTGCGAGCCTCTTATGTACTCATTACCCAGTTGTGCAAGTGAAACACCAGGGATGTTGTTAGGCAATCAATCACAGTGTAATAATaccacagtcctgcagtgttgtAAGAAATATCAGTGTTTAGTGTGGTACattaactgaaaataaatactACTACAAATTCAACACACAAAGTTCACCAAACTATTTGATTTTTCAGGGCTGGCAAAGCGTAACAGGTCCCGATTAAAAATGTGCACGACTGGGAGTAGAACCAGGTATAAGTAAGTCTTGGGTcaagtactgtaagtgtgagGCACATCCATTTACAAAGCTTTGCTTTActtgtttaatattaaaactggCCACCACAAAGCCTTGTTTCCTTATACAAAATTTGAACAAACAGGCTATGATCAGATTTGTTTCAAGTGGCTGTTTTGAGCTAAAGGAAACAATCCCTACAACAGATAAGTGGCCATATTGAAACTGCTcacataaaactgaaaacaacaaCTGCATGTAAGGTAAAGTACCAACAGTTTCTCTCTTATAACAGTTTCATGATAAAAACTATGATAAAAAAGCCTCATCATTAAGACTTATCTTACAATTTCTGAATCCTTCCTCTAGTGTTTCTTTGCCATcttaaataagttaaatacaataaACTAAGAACAGTGTCTTACTCAGAATGTAcattatatctactgtattttgaCTACAGCTTTGATCATAAAAATATTAGGTAACTCGATTAATTTATATATTAGCCTTTCACTCATCTAATTAGGTCATTCAACTATGGAAAAGGAGTGCTATCCTGTTTTGCAACATATGCATAATATGTACATGGAAAAGTACAAATCCCAATTATTGTCACAGAAGGACTTGATGAGTTGTTATTATTACAGCGACCATTAGTGTGAAGGTGGCCTTTGAGGTCACTGTCATAGCTGATCGGAAACAAACCTCGATTGTCCTTTCAACTCTACACTCCAGAAAAAAGCAATTATAACACATAGGCAATCTGCTAACTCCTCAGCAATATGCCCCTTTACAGATACTGGGAAGGAATTCACAGTTATAAGCACTAATATTCATTCATAGCATACAAGCAGAGAGGCTGACCTAATAGTTCAACAccattactgtatatcctaaaTCAAGGTGTGAGAAACACCAGGTAACTACATATaagattaatttaaatcatCTTTCCTTCAAGGTTTTCATTACAGAAGGCCCACAACTGTTGCTTGCTAGCAGGGAATGTTCTAATACTCAGATGATGCGatgtattttcttctttaaGACTTTTTTCATTGGTGCGGCTTGAGTAATTCATCTTATGAGGGGTCGGTTTCAGAACGGAATGATAACGCCCTCAACGGCCAGTCTAGATCCTCACCTCTTCTGCCCATGAATTATTTGTGACTTTTCACGCTCTCTTACTCCAGGACAATTGCGCTGGGTCCATGTTCTCCTTCTTTCTCGCTGGGCAAGCCCTTTTCCTCAACCGTGCTGGAATAGCAACCTTCGACTGCCACCATGTCCTCTATCTTCTCCAAGAGCTTGACGACCTGCTTGTTATCCCTCAAGTAGTCGTTGTTGAGAACATGATGTCTGTTCTTGCAGCTCTCCACCAGCCACTGGAGTGCCTTCCCTTCCACCTGAATGTGCTTCTCGATGGTCCTCTTcctcagtatattgccccacgTGAAGACCACAATCATGTGCCTCCAGACCTGATCGCCGAGGAGCCGCAGAAGTTCCTCCACGGTCGTCCTGTCGCTCTCGGTGAACATCCCGGTGGGAATCACCAGCAGGAAAGCATGGGGTCCTGGGGGGCACAGAGACACGCTGCGCACAATTTCCTCTTTGAAAGCCGCGGGAGTGGTCAGCTCTGTATACCACCCGGGCGTGTCCACGACGACGACTTGTCTCTGGGCCAcctctgcctctctctttaCGCAGATCTCCGCTGCCCTCTCGACATGAAACTCCTCCCTGCCCAGGATCGTGTTCCCTGTCAAACTCTTCCCAGGCCACCTCCACCCCAGGAGCACAATCCTCAGCTCTGACAGGAGAGGTGCGGACGGTTTCAGTTCTAAAACTTCAGACTGGACTTCCTCGCCTGGGGAGAGACAACACAAAAggtacaaagaagaaaaaaattaaataaaaaaatatgtagtCTCAGAACAAGAAGCATTGGGTGGATACCTAGTTATTTCAGTTGTCCCATTTCTGCACTCTGACACGGACTCACTTAACAACAATCTAGGGGAagatttttttatactgtaattgaACGAAACTGAATACGAATAAAATGGTATGCATTGCACTTGTCTGAATGTGCCCGTGAAGTTAATGACTGTATGTAGTTGTTCCACCTTTGTAAGAATTACAGGTGGCATGTAATTCTCAAAGTGTAAGCTTTGGGGTCTCTGAATTACCAGTTCAAGACCCACACAAAATCTATTTCTTCAACAGGACACATGGGACGGGAATTTGGGGAGCAACACCTAAACAATTTAAAGACATAACTATAGGGTATGCATGTTTGATGCCAGCGAATGTATGAGCGTTAAAAGAAATCTATCGGTATTTATACAcattatattttgaaaaatataaaatagtgcATAGTGGTgcagaggttagcattgctgcctcacagcactggggccctgagttcagttcctggggtgcgatgtgtgtggggtttgtatgttctccccgtttTCACATGGTCCCCCcccaaagtaaaacaaatgtctgatatttcatttttttttgagtgggtagctgggtcagcatgcgtaagctgcacaggaacaggtaaaggtttagttcatgctgaaagaaaaagaagagacGACGTTTCTGCTTCCAAAATAACACGAATACTCATAAAGCAATTAATAAATGCCATTTTAAATGACCTAAAATCTCCAGTGCACCAAGACTAATGACTATAGGGAAACATTAAATACAAGTGCCAAATCTCTTTTAAGCACAGAAAGTATCTATATTCATGCCTGGTAAACCGTTCACAATAAATCCTAAACTGCGCGAAAGTGCTCCAGGCCAGatgtttccattttaatattcaccagaaacacacaaaaaaggtCCAGGAGACAGAGGAAGGAAAAAAGGAAGTGAAACCTTAGAAGCCTGAGAGGTACAGGATAAATAATGATAAAGTATCTTCGGTAGGCTGGCTGCCTGTTTCTCAACAAATTAACAATGTGAGAGAGCCATTTCTTTCTGTTGCGTCATCTTTTTTATTAACGGTAAAAAAAAGAGATGCGGTTGACTTGCGATTTTTCCTGTTCGTATGTTAAAGTTGTAAACTTTAAAACAGTTGGTAACCGCGTTAGAAAGAGCTGAACATTTCAATGCGTATTCATACTGCTGCcaggacatttttttaaatgtggcttATATCCAGCATTTGGCTCACATTTTTCACCTATCAAGgaagtgtgaagaaaaaaaacgccTGCATTTGCGATTAAAGTACGTGTGTTCAGGAGCTTTAGTTACTTAGCAGCAGTTTAATATTTCCTAATAACTGAGCTTTTCAAATAGCGTTGTTAGGAGTACAGAGTaagatttcaaaatatttctaaCAGACTCAAGTGCCTGATCTAATTATGAGTTG is a window of Lepisosteus oculatus isolate fLepOcu1 chromosome 6, fLepOcu1.hap2, whole genome shotgun sequence DNA encoding:
- the gimap4 gene encoding GTPase IMAP family member 4; its protein translation is MASESSVTYFGEEVQSEVLELKPSAPLLSELRIVLLGWRWPGKSLTGNTILGREEFHVERAAEICVKREAEVAQRQVVVVDTPGWYTELTTPAAFKEEIVRSVSLCPPGPHAFLLVIPTGMFTESDRTTVEELLRLLGDQVWRHMIVVFTWGNILRKRTIEKHIQVEGKALQWLVESCKNRHHVLNNDYLRDNKQVVKLLEKIEDMVAVEGCYSSTVEEKGLPSEKEGEHGPSAIVLE